In Besnoitia besnoiti strain Bb-Ger1 chromosome I, whole genome shotgun sequence, the genomic window cttcagGAGACTCCTCAGGAGCTGCGGGAAACTCCTCCGGCATGTCGCCAGATTCCTCAGGCGCTGAGAAAgactcctccagcgcctcgcgcgttgcagcaggcgcttcaAGAGACTCCTCAGGAGCTGCGGGAGACTCCTCCGGCATGTCGCCAGATTCCTCAGGCGCTGAGAAAgactcctccagcgcctcgagcgttgcagcaggcgctgcgcgagacaCCGCAGGTGCCTGCCTATTCATGTTGTGAAGAGCAAAGACCCCTCCAAAGGCAAGAAGAAGATACAGGGCTGCACCCAGAGCCATATCGAAgatcttcttcttctgcgccggtTTGGTTCGGGGACGAACGTTGGTCATCGGTTCTTCAATGGATCGCAGCGCAATGAATGTGGGATTATCTTCGTATACCTCGGGATCTGGAACATCAGACTCTGCGGCGGTGCTTGGCAGACCACCAGATAATACCGCAGATGCCTCGTTCTCAATACTACGGAGCCTGTCAGCAGCGGACGGCTCCACAGCGAACGCCGTAGTCGGCAGGATGGCTACCGACAAGAACAAAACAGTGACTGGCTTTACAGTCGCCATTTTGAAGCAACGAAAAACCGAAGGACTAAACCGACAAATAGTGCCATGAAAAAAAGAGCCACGACGGAAAAGTACAGCAACGACCAGTGGGTGCATGCGTCAGATATCCATCTGCACACCACGCAAAGCACGAACTGACAAAGTATCACCGACACAGGTGCGCGGGTcacgtctgcgcggcgcctcccgccgtcAGACAGGCGCGCCGTGTCCCTCTGGGCTCTTTCCTCCAGGGGAGGACAGGAGTGGCGGTGGACTGGGGATGCTTTGTAGGCCTGAAGCGGTCTACGGAGAAAGCAGGGGTAAAAAGCAGGACAGTGACCTGGCGGGCGCTTCCCAGCACAATTCAGACAGCCGTGTCTGCAGCCACAGGGTTTCTGCTGCCTAACAAAAGACGCAGTCCCGTCCTGTTTTGTCGGGCGGGAACTGTGAGGAATTCCGTTCACAGAGTGGTAATTTCCCCCTGGTACGACGCAAAGGCGCAAGTGGGCTGGGGGGGGcgggtggcggcggagggcgtcgGGGGATTACCAGCCGGTGAGTGTCGAGGCAGGGCGACGGGTGGGCCGGGGATGCAGTCTCACACCTACACTAAGAGCGCACTGCGGAAGCCGGTGGAGCTACTTTGCCCCGTCGTGCACCGGACTTTAATGATGCGGAAGGACTAGGGCTGGTGGCAATCGGCGTAGCCTCCACCGTAGGCAGACTTGAGTTTGCCTGTCACATGCGTCCGCCAAGTCCCGCGGTGCTTCCTCGGCAAGCCGGCCCTCTACCAGCCCCAATGCCGTAAGCATCTCTTGGATCCAGTGGGACTCCGGGGGAAACACGGTAAGAATGGATTCTTATGAGACTGGACTCATGTCCAAACAGCTGAGACCAGTAGGCGGCCCCTGGAGCTAAATGCTCTCCACCGTGCTGCCAAAGCAGTTCGTCCCGTTCCCGAAACGGAAATGTAAGGAACACAGTTACCACCTTTATAGAAGCAGccaaacacacacacacacacacacagatatGAAAGGAAACGAGCAGGAAACAGACGGGGAGTAATTGCGACTCGACGTTCACATTGAGCAATGGAGCCTACGAGACCATGCAAACCCCATGTGATTAATGAAATGTagccgcagacacgcacCACGTTGGTAGCAATCAACCAACAGCACATCGTTCTAAGGTAAAGACTCGATGCGTAAGAAAACACTTCTGTGATGCCGGCACGTACCTATCTGCACGAGCAGCTTCGAACGCCTCGACAACGGGATGGTAAAAGACAGTGACACACAACACATAAATGCACACAGCCGTTTCGTCCGTGACCACGTTCATCGCGCAGCCGGGGACATATTCCGTGGACCCCTTCACTAGCCAGTGCAGTCCCGCATGCGAAGTAGGATCATCTTTTCCACGGAGTGGCGTCGCACATGCTGTTCCTGCAGCTACAGGATTTATGTGTCCTGTGCTGCCCCATTCACGCTTGACCTTCCTGCCGTCGACTAGCCGTCTTTGCAACGCTGCATCTAGCCTCTGCTGCCCAGcggacgcccgccgcgtaCCGCGGTTCCGTCGTAGTGGCGTTAGCCCCTATCATAGCCTTGCTCCTCGCTTGAAGTGATCgtggcgcttcttcgtccgGCCTCGCTGAGCAACCGTGCACACTGACTCTGCTGTGTGTCATCAATCACCTCTCGCACTGTGGTTGCCTCCTCCCGCTccctctcgcgggcgctctCTGATAGCACAAATCGTGGATGTGTCTGATGCAGGAGGCGAGAGTCGAATTGTTGTTGTTCCCGGTTTTCTTCTACCTTACCCTTCCCTAGTGCCGGGGATCCGCGCTTCTACTGTCTCGTGTACGCCTTCTGCTTTGTGCCTTACTCTAGGTCCTCTGCATTCACATTTTTCACGTAACTGCCTCCCCTCCAGTGTTTTCTCCTGCCTATTTCCATAGACACAGGAGTGCCTGCTGCTCAGCTACGGAGATAGTGACGGTGGTGAAAATGCaacagaaggcgagcgaggaagaccaagggctgcttcgccttgtCTGTAACGCAAGCAGGGACTCAGGCGAAAATGAAGAAAGCAGGTCGAGGCTGACTTGTTCTCTCCACTTCGAGGGGCGCCAAGAAGGGTGCCTGTCAACCGCGGGTGGGGAATGAAAGGAACGATCCTTCACCGCGAGCGACAGCAGGAAGAGAAGAATCGAAGGCGCCGGGGACGCGCAACCAATTTGTGAATTCTGGTGCAAGGCAGTAGTAGTTGCGCGCCGTCACCCAGAGCAAACACCGCAGGCAAAGCACTACATGTATCTGTCGCATGAGCTGAACGTTCTACCACTAAAGCGTGCCTACTAGACCGTCACACCCGTCGTGCTGCCACTCGCCAGGACATCCTGGGGAAACTTTCTCATCTTACCTTCGCAATATAgccacacgcacgcgcgtgaGCACCGAAGTGCGGTGAGATGTTTACTGAGGAGCCGCCGATATTCCTGAAGAGTTTAGTGATCAAGGCTTCCCCGACAAGCATATGCGTAATGAGATTGCCAGTTTCCGCGTAACGGCTGCAGGAGGGCCAATACCAGGGGAATTTCGCAGACCAGTCGCTCCTCTATCGACCTACTATGTACATATATCACATTAGTGTTTGCATACGCTTCCGAAACTAGCCGTCCGTCTGCATAGCGTCGTGTACGAGTGCGCATCAACGTTCCGTCTCTCCCTCAGCATACGAAATCGCCGGGCTATCCTTATATTCCCCTCCGTGGTGCGGCCCGCGAGCACGCAGTGGGCGGGTTTGCAGAGACATTGATTATTTGACCAGAAAAGCTCCGGTTCCGCATTTCCTCCTCACACCCACGTGTGGGGATCCCCTCTTCAGCATTCGAGGTGACGGCATACAGTTTACATGGTTGACAGCTGACGCCCTCTTCCTTGTGTAAGAGTGTTgcaagcggcaggcgccctatttagcatattatgcgtTGTTAACGGTGATATCATCCAAAACCTGTGGTTGGTTAGTATTTACGTCCTCTCTCACTAACCTAGCTCGTGTATCTGAtattcgagctttgaatacccgaatgttgatacaacattttatgactcgaaatgtagtcagtggatgaGTAATTATTTGagtatacagtatgatcttcttgattactattggtagtgctattccacaagcgacttatatcttatatggtagattagctactatcgtatatcttactaccggattgcctctatgcttatactaaatcaattgttataatgactacagcttccaagcaaacatgattatcgtgatattgaaatccaacacttttagatgtcttaagcagtccagtgtTAGACTCGGGAGgtagagaagaggaggctaGTCGTGATGGCGTGCAAGAGAGGAATGGGAAAAACGGCGAACCTGGGAGTTCGGGAAAGGGGTGCTGTAGCGAACAGCGGCCCAATAACTGAAGTCCTCTCACGCTGCACCATTTTATATCTAgactttgtagaaaccatgtgaATACTGATACACActacattctatctctaaatcatataacggtcgtaaggtacgccggggataacaggtcagataatattgggagttctaatcttcggattgtatcagcacctccatgtaGGCTCATTACTCTCTTGTTActgaacaagattcagttaggaacgctacttcaccgtcagatgtaatacgtgagctgggctaagaacgtctggagacagtcTGTTCCCCATCTACCATATTAATCGATTGGtttacaaacggcttttggtttgattgaatcATCTaacccagataactccatatCAGTAAACCGGTTTGTatctccgcttcatatcgcACCTGAATGGGACTTTCTTGATAAAAAatgaagctagactccatgtcACAGTCGCCGTGCAGGCCTGTCGACAGTATGTAACACAGGATGCGGAGGAGTTTCCGACGGGTGGTGCGCGCAAAGCACCGGCCGACAGAGAGACTAAGGTGTGCATGTGTGTTCGGACCAACGGAGCCCAGACATGAAACAGGGGAATATTCTGGGTTGTTAACGGCGAACTGGACCTTACCAGTTCGCCGTTGACAACGAGACATTTGAGTCTCGTCATTGTCTCGCGGCCTTGCGCTTGGCACTGGGCTCGCCCCTTTCCACTCTGCGCTTCGTGCTCTCGTGTCGCGGAGGTGCCTGTCCTCCCCTATTAGCTGCCATAGCCTGACGTCTTGCTGGGAATTGCTTCTGCAACCCGCGTCCAACAGGACGATATACGGGTGAACTAGCCACCACGCAGCGGCGTATCCAAggggagacgacgaagaaaacggaGAGCAGAAGGTGAACGAGGTACGGAAGCGAAAGGGGGTATTCGGAGgatgcagcgcgaggaggcgacacTGTTATGACATGGGGGGAAGGATTTATTTGTAATGCGTAACTGGAACTCGACGAGTcagaagcggaagagaaaCTGAAAGATTCAGAGGACGAGTTAAATGAaggggaggaaggaggcgaaggcgtcggcaGCCGCGACATGTGCCTTTTTACTCCGTCAATATATAGCTTCTTCAGTTCTCTCTGAAGTCGTCGTGTGAGCGAATCGAGGAGCGACGCAAGAATAGGGACAGACGACTCAGACACAGAGAGGCCAGTGCGCGCACGTACAAGCACACGACAAGTGAAAATGTGTTTCTCACCTTCAcagcagagaaaagaagcgGCCGGCCTTGCTAACGGAGCAACGACGACGTGCGTTTTTACGATCTTTCACCTAGACGAATGTCCGTGTGCCGATGCAAACAGGTACGAGCTGCAAATAACTTAAGAAACTGCCATACCCTTGTGCCAGATAATAACTGCATAGTCGGCCGCACTGTGGTGCTTCGGCGATTGGGGGCTCAGGCATCGTACAAGCGAGGAAAAATTTTGCGCATAAACCGGAAGACGGTCACGCCCTCTGCGCCATGGACACGAGCAACGAACAAACGCACACGCTCGCAGAGTCACATGCCTAGGCGCCTAGCCTTCCACCCAAATCCATATATTTACACCCACTTGCGTATCACCATCTAGATTATTCACTCATGCTATGGACaggacgacgcagcgaaGGGCTGGACTCCCTTCTCATCACAAGTAAGGGGGCTGGCCTGCGTTCCTGGTTCATAGTCGCCTTGCTAGCCTACTGGAGCCGGCACGAACGGACCAGTGACGCAGACAATCAAAAATACGGTGGCACGTGCACTTGAACACACGGAAGGAAAGAGCAGAGAGCAATGGGAGGACCTCGAACAGCTGGTGTCCGCCAAAACGCAAAGCCCTCCAACTATTTCGCGCTCTCCGTTCGAAAGCGTGAATCTCTTTACTGCATCAAGGAAACCCAAAGAGCGGGCGCGCAAGAATAACGGCCACTGCGGTCGCagaaaagaggagagagagaaacatGGAGGCCACTCTGACGTGAAAAAACAGCCTGGGAGGACCGCCGTTTCCATCCGTTGCCGCTCCATCGTCCACTGGAAAATAGACACTCATATAGACAGGTGGCTCACAACACGTGCCCCGCCTGCGTAGCCAGAAACGTGTCGAGCTACAGAGCTGAGAGATTTGACCTTGTTCCCAGCTTCAACATGCGGTGATTTCTAAACAGTTTACGGGCGTGGGGGTAGGATGCGGGACGTGTGTTAGCCCTTCTGCGGTACCCCGTCGGGCACCGGCTTCCTCGCACGCATCACCCTCGACAGAGCCACAATGAGCTCCTTCGCGTGgcctttttccttcttcccaTCCTTTTTCTGTTCGCGTGCCGCTGCCAGGTACCATTATTTGCTTTTGGTGCAGGCGTTTCCTTGGGGCGATCGTACATGTGGTCTGTTAACCCAGCGAGTGGTGGGCTGTATACATATTCGAAGCGGATGCGACGTCGATTCTTTTCAACTTCTCGGGGCGGACATGAAAACAATTTTAGGGAGGTTTCCACTTGGTGCAGGGGCAGCAGTAGGCAAAGCGCCTCCTTAATCCCGTGCTCTGTTGTCATTAGGGGTTAGGCCTTGCGTAGGGTAATGCGTGAGGCTTCAGAAACGAAAAATACGTCACTACGGCAACTTAACTGCATGTCTACATCATGGATATCTGCGCTAACTGGCGCTGTCCGTAaccgcagacgcgctgctTTCGTAACGACAGACCGGAGCcttggcggaggcgcgaggctcgcgctcGAGTGCTGTTCGAGGATCCTCATTTGGGAGTTGTAAAGCGCGGATCTGCCTACTCGTGCGCGGTGTTAATCCCGTTCTCACTGCTAGAGTCCCGTAAGCTTGCTCGCCAGGCGGGTACAAGAAAGCTCTCGCAGAATCTGCACATATGAGGCAGCTGCCGTTGTCGCCCACCAAAGACCTCACCTGGGAGAAGCTGCAACCGAGGCCGCAGGGGTCGGGacacagaggcgagagacacTCGAACGTTCGTTGTCCGTTCGAATTATTGCGGGGGAGCCACTCACGCGCAAACCTACCTTAGCACCAGCGCACCGCCCTCTTTGGGAGAGTATCTGAGACACGAGCGAGAACGGCGAAGGGGAAGCTATTATAAGACTCGCAGAGAGGGGCTGCAACTCAGTATAGAATCCGCCGGTGTGGTCGAGATTTTCTGCCGTCTCCCGGGCCCTGGGTAAATCCAAGATCGACTCCACAGTGCGCGACTCGCGCGGTCTCGCCACACAGTTGCGCGGCTTGCTGGCAGCTTCCTAGGCAGAGATTGGCAGAAAAAAGTCGTATTCCGGTTCTGCTTAAAACATGCTTCGCCGGGACTTCACGTGCTTCCTTCACGAAGAATATTAAGTGCCAACATGAGCCGGAGGATCGCGATTCTGCCGTGGTCTAGCGGAGTTTATGCGCGCAGTTGAGACGACGCGActgtgcgcgccgcgcaacgCTGTCTGCCTTTCACTCTTTTGAAGCCACAGACATGCAAGTTTTTTCCCACTTTTCTGAGTGACTCGAtcttcttctcccgcagCGGCACCCTACTCTTCAGCTTTGTGGACAGGGTGTCGCTTTGGTTCCTTCCGTGCCAGACTAGAgaaacgacgacgccgcgcctgcctcgcaggtctgtctcctcccggCCCCCCCTGCCTCGCGGAAGAGCACAAATCAACGCACACCCACGCATTGCACTCCCGCCACGAGCTTCAGCTGCGCACTATCGGCGGGTTTTGTCGGATTTCTCATTCGTGCCCTGCTGCGTGCTgcccgctctctctcctcctgcgcctcaACCACACCATCCACCCGCCCCTCAGTCCCACGCGCGACGCTGTCGTGACgcctcggcgacggccgctAGTCTCTCACAGGAGACGACGGATAAGATAGAATCGAAAGTCCAACCAGTCACCGGTTCTGAAGGAGGTAACACCGACCGCCTACACGTCTGAGGCGAGCCGAAAAACCCAGTAAACAAACCAAGAAGTCGTTGACGCAGCCAGCAGCCCAGGCAGGCAAAGctcgagggaggaggcgggcaggaggagagggcggaAGAGAAGATGACCGGCCCCAACAGCGCAGGGGtcacaagagagagagagcctcGGAGGCTGTAAACCGCTGTGTGGGCGCGATGGCGGtccgagacgaagaagggaCGGTTGCTGGCAACCACGGAAGGGACACAGGAGCGGGGGcgcgctcgtctcctccttctgTGTCCCCCCtatctccctccctctcttcagacgaagaagacgcgccgccgcttctgctgcacCAGCCGCCATCGGGTTTGCCTCCGCTTTCGTCTCCCCGgtctccttccgcgtctgcgtcgtcctcttcgcgtgCGGGTTCAGTGCCCGTGACGATTGTGTCGGGTCTTTTGGGAGCAGGCAAAACGACccttctgcgcgccctccttTCGGGCGTCATTCCGCACACTCTGCGCATTCTAGCCATTCAAAACGAGTTCTCCATTCagggcggcgtggaggcgcctctgcgtgttGCCCTCcagaagacgccgccccccccctccgggTCACCGCCCCGCACACCGCCCTCAACCGACGGCCCTCCCGCATtgggaggcgacgaggcggtgGGGGGAGCGGATGACGCCGACGGGCTACTGCCCGAGACGGTTTACCAGTTGCCAAAtggctgcatctgctgcagcaTCAAAGACGAGCTCATTAAGACGCTGGAGGCCCTTCTGGCCAAGTACCCCGACACGTTTGACTACATCGtcgtggaggcgagcggcgtcgCGACGCCTCAGCAACTCGTGGAGGCCTTCTGGCTTGATGAGCCTCTACAGGACCGCATGCATCTCGACGGCCTCGTGACCCTCGTGGATCCGACCAACTTGCcacagcgcctcctccagttTCGCCAAGGTTCTCAAGAGAACGCCCCCACCGAGACCCGATCGCCTCCCGGCGACTCGAGGGGTGGAGCGCCTCCGgcttcctctctgtcgcctacggcgcctccttctcttgcgccgccctcgtctttcttccgcgATCTGTGGATCAAGCAAATCGTGTGCGCGGACAAGCTGGTCATCACGAAGCGCgacgtcgcctctgcgtcgcagaTGGAGGAGACGCTGGACGCCTTGCGCATTCTGAAccctctcgcgtcgcgcaCCTGTGTAAGCCTGAGAGACGCTGCCGGGGCTGAGAGGTCTCCGCAGATAGGCGTGAGCGAGATTCTGCACCTGAAGGCCTACGAGCGCGGCTCGGCCTCGCGACAGATGAGACTGACTCAACGCAGCTGCgtgggagagggagaggacgatTCGACTcaggcgcaggcccgcgaCGGGGGACGCAATGGCGACACGCGAGAGGGAACTAGAGGCTCAAGACGGCGGTGCGACTggaggacgcgagaggcCTCCGACTCCGGCGATCACGGCCTGCGGCTTCGAGggacggagacgcaggaTCAGGGGAGGCAAGCGCAGGcaaaagaagaaggcgatgCGTCGAGTCGACCCGGTGGTGAGGGGGGAAGGGAGCATGGAACGGCGAACGCATGGGGCATCAGCAGTCACTACATTTCGCTTTATTCCTCTTTACCGaaaacgcgccgcagcgagaacGCTCACACACCGCAGGCGGACCACGCAGATCGGAGGGTGGCGGTCGATACGCCCCTAGGCTCGACGTACAAGTTGTTCTCCGTCCGTCGTCTGGAGCGTCTCCTCAGCAGTCTCCTGTGGTCAGACGAGGGAGGGCAGTCTCAGAGTGCTGTCCCATcggcgctttcttctttcttcccgTCGACAGttctcgcgccgcaggagactGTTGTCTACCGGTGCAAAGCGCTCTTCGTTGCGTGGCTGGACGAAGAGGATAAAGATGAAGAGGAGCCTCgccaagagagaggagacctcgggcgcgacgcggcgcgaaagaggcgcggaggcgatgcTGCGCCCTGGGGCGTTTTTGAACTGCAGGGCGTGGGGCGTGTCTTTGAGATCAGTCCAGTTCGGGACGGCAAATGCCTGGCAAGCCTTGTGGCAAACAGGGCTGCGAAAGACGCGGACGAGAAAGCTAGGCacgtcgaggaaggcgccgacggATCAAGGACGAAAGGCGAACCGGCATGTGCACATTCCCCCTGCTGCCGCGggtcacacacacacacttGCCCAGCCGCCAGCCCCGAGGCTGCaggggggggcagcggaCATGAAGACGAATTAGAGACAACGAGAGAAAACaaggacgcggaagacgcgcacaCCGTTGTGAATAGGTTTCTCTTCGTTGGTACGGGGTTGTCCTCGGCGATGCTCAGGGCCATGCTGCAGGAAGaaggcctcgaggcgcgccaAATCTCGTAAGTGCGTGTTTCTGTGtgcacgagagagagaggcaaggAGGGAGGCAGATACGCGGAAAGGGGAATCGGGTGGAGACTCAAATGCAGGGAAGGTGGGGAGCGGCGACTGGAGAAGGGAAGTTCGGCAAAAAGGACGGGGGACATAAATCAGACTGGAAGGGAATGGAGTCAAGAGCGGCGACTGGAGAAGGGAAGTTCGGCAAAAAGGACGGGGGACATAAATCAGACTGGAAGGGAATGGAGTCAAGAGCGGCGACCAGGCGCGACACATGACAGAGAGGGAATGAGGAAAAAAGCTACAGGCGAGCATTACCTGCATTTGTCAGCGGGAGAGAGGTAGGCGCAAAACGCTCGCGTGTTCCCGCAGTGCTACTTGCGATAGTCTATGAGTAAGAGGCTTACAACATGTATTTTCGTCTGGCGACGTGTGTGCATTGGGAGTACGGAATTTGAAGGGCGAGGAAGCTGAGAATCCAAACAGCGatgacgagggagaggcgcctcgctcgacaGACAATCCTGACTGTATTTGAGTCAACCGGAGGCGCCTCACAGGACCACACTGCGGTTCATCGAATGCACGCACACGACGTGTCAGCGAACACTCTTCAGCGCAAACACGAAAGATAACGCCGTTGTGTGCCTCTCGCGAAGGGAGGCAGATAGAAGATGATAGAGGAGTCTGCAGCGGGTCGCCTCTGGAGCCGGTGTGGGCTTCGATGCGCGCCGGCTGGACGGCAACTGACCGTGCCCGAGAGCCGACACGTATATTCCATGGTCAAACGATGTGAGACTGAGGCTTCCTCAGGGGCTGCTGTTCAATACACGGCAGGTCGGATGCGAATGAAGCGGCTGCATGTCG contains:
- a CDS encoding dense granule protein GRA11 (encoded by transcript BESB_007720): MATVKPVTVLFLSVAILPTTAFAVEPSAADRLRSIENEASAVLSGGLPSTAAESDVPDPEVYEDNPTFIALRSIEEPMTNVRPRTKPAQKKKIFDMALGAALYLLLAFGGVFALHNMNRQAPAVSRAAPAATLEALEESFSAPEESGDMPEESPAAPEESLEAPAATREALEESFSAPEESGDMPEEFPAAPEESPEAPAAAPEAPLEDFGDFRLTTEVTMYV
- a CDS encoding CobW/P47K family protein (encoded by transcript BESB_007730) yields the protein MAVRDEEGTVAGNHGRDTGAGARSSPPSVSPLSPSLSSDEEDAPPLLLHQPPSGLPPLSSPRSPSASASSSSRAGSVPVTIVSGLLGAGKTTLLRALLSGVIPHTLRILAIQNEFSIQGGVEAPLRVALQKTPPPPSGSPPRTPPSTDGPPALGGDEAVGGADDADGLLPETVYQLPNGCICCSIKDELIKTLEALLAKYPDTFDYIVVEASGVATPQQLVEAFWLDEPLQDRMHLDGLVTLVDPTNLPQRLLQFRQGSQENAPTETRSPPGDSRGGAPPASSLSPTAPPSLAPPSSFFRDLWIKQIVCADKLVITKRDVASASQMEETLDALRILNPLASRTCVSLRDAAGAERSPQIGVSEILHLKAYERGSASRQMRLTQRSCVGEGEDDSTQAQARDGGRNGDTREGTRGSRRRCDWRTREASDSGDHGLRLRGTETQDQGRQAQAKEEGDASSRPGGEGGREHGTANAWGISSHYISLYSSLPKTRRSENAHTPQADHADRRVAVDTPLGSTYKLFSVRRLERLLSSLLWSDEGGQSQSAVPSALSSFFPSTVLAPQETVVYRCKALFVAWLDEEDKDEEEPRQERGDLGRDAARKRRGGDAAPWGVFELQGVGRVFEISPVRDGKCLASLVANRAAKDADEKARHVEEGADGSRTKGEPACAHSPCCRGSHTHTCPAASPEAAGGGSGHEDELETTRENKDAEDAHTVVNRFLFVGTGLSSAMLRAMLQEEGLEARQIS